The DNA region CGTTGCAGCATCTGTCGGCCCGGCAGCGGGCGGTGCTGCTGCTGCGCGAGGTGCTCGGCTATTCGGCCAGGGAGGCCGCCGACCTGCTGGGCACCACAGTCGCGGCGGTCAACAGCGCCTTGCAGCGGGCCCGCGCGGTCCTCACCGGTCTGCTGCCCGAGCAGACCCAGCAACGGACCCTGGGGGCGCTCGGCGACGCGGGACAGCGGGAGTTGGCCCTCCGGTACGCGGCGGCCTGGGAGGCCGGTGACGTCGAGGCCATCGTGGCGATGTTGACCGACGACGCGCGGTACTCGATGCCGCCACTGCGGGTCTGGTACGAGGGCCGGCCGGCGATCCGAGGTTTCCTCGTCGAGGTGGTGGGTTCGTACCGCTGGCGTTTCCTGCCGGGCCGGGCCAACGGGCAGCTGGCGTTCGGCACGTACCGCTGGGACGAAGCCCAGGGCGCCTACCTGCCGGCGGGTCTGGACCTGCTCACGCTGCGCGGCGCCCGGATCGCCGAGGTGGTCTCATTCCTCGACGCCGCTTTCCCACGCTACGGGCTGCCGGCCCGACTCGACGGCGAGCCAGCCGGGGTGCGATGAGTTTGCCGCCCGGCCCGGGTTGTAGGGGTGACGGACCCCGAACGACCCGGAAGGACCGATCATGGCGACTGACGAGGAACAGATCCGCACCCTGATCGAACGCTGGGTCGCCGCGGTGCACCGCGGCGACCTCGATGCCGTGCTGGCCGACCACGCCGAGGACATCGTGATGTTCGACGTGCCGCCGCCGCAGCAGGGGGTACGAGGGCTGGCCGCCTACCGGCAGAGCTGGCCGCCGTTCTTCCGCTGGCAGGCCCAGGGCGCCTCGTTCGAGATCGAGTCGTTGGAGGTCACGGCCGGCGGCGAGGTGGCGTTCGCGTACGCCCTGCTGCGCTGCGGCACGGCGGCGGACCTCGCCGCGGCGCCTGACCGGCGACTACGCCTCACGCTGGGTCTGCGCCGTCAGGACGGGCGCTGGGTGGTGACCCACGAGCACCATTCCTTCCCGCTCGACACCGCCGTGCGGGACCCGGCCGCCGACGAACGGGAGCTACGCGAACTGCACCAGCGGTGGTTCGCCGCGACCGCCGCCCAGGACCTCGACGCCCTGATGGAGCCCATCGCCCCCGACATCGTGTCGTACGAACACGACGGCCCCTTGCAATACGTGGGCGCACCAGCGGTACGTGAGGTCTGCCAGGCCGGTCTGGACGCCGCCGCCGACGGCAAGGTGACCTGGGAGATCCCCAACCAGACCATCCTGATAGCCGGCGACCTGGCCGTCTCCTGGGGCCTCAACCGCATACGAGTAACCCCGCCCGACGGCGAAAGCACGGAAACCTGGTCCCGCGGCACCCGAATCTTCACCCGCCGCGCTGGCACCTGGCGCCTGACCCACCAACACCTCTCCCACCCTCTCCCACCCTCTCCCACCCTCTCCCACCCCCACCCCCCGCCCGCAATGGTTGATCATGAGGTTGACGGCAGTCGTTGATATCCACGCTGCCGCCAACCTCATGATCAACGGAGATGGTGCTAGCGGATGTCGACGCGA from Micromonospora sp. NBC_01739 includes:
- a CDS encoding sigma-70 family RNA polymerase sigma factor, whose protein sequence is MERKQGYGELLDAARAGDGEAFGRLVGPLREELRAHCYRMLGSLHDAEDAVQDTLDRAWRNLARFQDDHGSIRPWLYRIATNRALTLIERRRRRELPTDLRPDVAATAELAWLEPYPQRLMGWTEQLGPETRMIARESLELAFVAALQHLSARQRAVLLLREVLGYSAREAADLLGTTVAAVNSALQRARAVLTGLLPEQTQQRTLGALGDAGQRELALRYAAAWEAGDVEAIVAMLTDDARYSMPPLRVWYEGRPAIRGFLVEVVGSYRWRFLPGRANGQLAFGTYRWDEAQGAYLPAGLDLLTLRGARIAEVVSFLDAAFPRYGLPARLDGEPAGVR
- a CDS encoding YybH family protein gives rise to the protein MATDEEQIRTLIERWVAAVHRGDLDAVLADHAEDIVMFDVPPPQQGVRGLAAYRQSWPPFFRWQAQGASFEIESLEVTAGGEVAFAYALLRCGTAADLAAAPDRRLRLTLGLRRQDGRWVVTHEHHSFPLDTAVRDPAADERELRELHQRWFAATAAQDLDALMEPIAPDIVSYEHDGPLQYVGAPAVREVCQAGLDAAADGKVTWEIPNQTILIAGDLAVSWGLNRIRVTPPDGESTETWSRGTRIFTRRAGTWRLTHQHLSHPLPPSPTLSHPHPPPAMVDHEVDGSR